One Neodiprion pinetum isolate iyNeoPine1 chromosome 1, iyNeoPine1.2, whole genome shotgun sequence genomic window carries:
- the LOC124220285 gene encoding uncharacterized protein isoform X2 yields MRRARPDKCENAWPSLTLQAFWRGGMLTSRIAALVLAAVCIKEWIFLLLGIHWLGMTTWVILQNTDFCSTKWEERIYNCVIGVIYCFDFFNLCEGQSRYRVLCFYLVTIAQNIVFLSIYIIYVKSSLKFAVLTISMVMIIGGTVIGLISMLLYYGKFHPAGPIKLCDSSNSDAETASQKTVDKSGTLRSLKHRWHASVLSIPHSVDLSQVTTVSDDITADKKSLLTNIVQSSEFVEEGIVNQSCDVSDVTETVVKVVVENSNINEVTCSSSQNYISTVHNLSNSPNSQNMTNEILHSQIPGNYQNFSRSNLPHSINVDSDVEDDYVECNNIETLRRQKRRGICSPVELGLETDDSKSDDLNSSLQSQKRRGICSSAQLGLELVTDEDNYVEKNFKFEKRRPMIATESEIGFDLNSFAENSSPLSPTSTELLALQDSIKDRERLDTPVISETDKISESDKISEEISQKEETMSHVTSVHDYENVCPLGIARPPWCIRSWKGYTDIETYIHDDSVVRDRRRDTLTSSATGTTFSSEFSDPTCTSPAPRKGLKRSRQDDYLDTLVYDLEDWESNVTSNEEISTSTLSDIDEEEANLFVAKPIVIDDKGGMFALDTILEEREDSVSSSDTGIDLRRANNCSVSTLVATIDEIRKCTAENSPRHVYHRTESQWEDLDPKMLIKKVQLAKVLFSNDFNKFSPCKDVPHSSLLDSSLIFNSAKEIEAMKEMTKCYSTASIRRTPLINAILSDSPILGPKAKIQKYNSIADDLNISNLEEHNVYVEMRPLIPEKSDEVRKMIPTMTPSNINPSNPRPKTEIVENMTLESEGAHENFIAEEAAVIQSSENYQAPVVTFSRAPIPPSETFSNGELPKVPPIEPKAVPPVLNANFSYPVGVHASYEKRRRNVNRPRRKFSLLRERFEPKSERLIYTVTPQSRNSNLLTEPRTMLYLDQTKFSACDKQMSIILNDKFNAEDFTASYDKENLTPAVTSRISHWNSFINEHNSSISDKLEMKDNNFGSLSNLKEKRSIFLKQVLSPPKFQNWGKKRTFSPNAKMLPKAL; encoded by the exons ATGCGCAGAGCACGGCCAGATAAATGTGAAAATGCATGGCCGAGTCTAACTCTCCAAGCTTTTTGGAGAGGTGGAATGCTCACATCGCGAATTGCTGCATTGGTTTTGGCAGCTGTTTGCATCAAAGAATGGATATTCTTGCTATTAG GAATTCACTGGCTGGGTATGACGACATGGGTAATCCTACAGAATACAGATTTCTGTTCAACAAAATGGGAAGAACGAATATACAACTGTGTAATTGGTGTTATATACtgctttgatttttttaatttatgtgAAGGACAGTCTCGGTATCGTGTGCTTTGTTTTTATTTGGTCACAATTGCTcagaatattgtttttttgagtatttacattatatatgtCAAAAGCTCGTTAAAGTTTGCTGTTCTTACCATATCAATGGTCATGATTATTGGTGGAACTGTGATAGGATTAATTAGCATGCTTCTTTATTATGGTAAATTTCACCCAGCAGGGCCAATAAAATTGTGTGATAGTTCAAATAGCGATGCCGAAACTGCTTCACAAAAAACAGTGGATAAATCAGGAACACTTAGATCTCTTAAGCATCGTTGGCATGCATCTGTTTTGTCAATACCACATTCGGTTGATTTATCCCAAGTTACAACTGTATCTGACGATATAACTGCGGATAAAAAGTCACTACTTACTAATATAgttcaaagttccgaattCGTGGAAGAAGGAATCGTTAACCAGAGTTGCGACGTCAGTGATGTTACTGAAACAGTTGTGAAAGTtgttgtagaaaattcaaatattaacGAAGTCACTTGTTCTAGTtcacaaaattatatttctacCGTACACAACTTATCCAATTCTCCAAATAGTCAAAACATGACTAATGAAATACTGCATTCACAAATTCCtggaaattatcaaaattttagtCGTTCAAATCTGCCACATTCAATAAATGTAGATAGTGATGTAGAAGATGATTATGTCGAGTGTAATAACATAGAAACATTGCGGCGTCAAAAACGTAGAGGGATATGTTCCCCGGTTGAATTGGGCTTGGAAACAGATGATTCCAAGTCAGATGATTTAAACTCGAGCCTACAATCGCAGAAGCGAAGAGGGATTTGTTCCTCAGCGCAATTAGGCCTTGAACTAGTTACAGACGAAGACAAttacgtggaaaaaaatttcaaatttgagaaACGGAGACCAATGATTGCCACTGAATCCGAAAttggattcgatttgaacAGTTTTGCAGAAAATTCTTCTCCACTCAGTCCAACTTCCACAGAACTACTAGCCCTTCAAGACAGTATTAAAGACCGAGAGAGATTAGACACACCTGTAATATCGGAAACTGATAAAATATCTGAAAGCGATAAAATCTCGGAAGAAATATCGCAAAAGGAAGAAACTATGAGTCATGTTACTTCCGTACATGATTACGAAAATGTTTGTCCCTTGGGCATAGCCAGACCTCCTTGGTGCATACGTAGTTGGAAAGGATACACCGATATTGAGACATATATTCACGACGATAGTGTTGTTAGAGATAGACGCCGAGATACATTGACAAGTTCAGCTACAGGCACTACTTTTAGTTCTGAATTTTCCGATCCCACTTGCACAAGTCCAGCACCAAGAAAGGGTCTCAAACGTTCGAGACAAGACGATTACTTGGACACCTTAGTATACGACTTAGAAGACTGGGAATCTAATGTAACTTCTAACGAGGAAATATCCACTTCAACTTTATCTGACATTGACGAAGAAGAGGCTAATTTATTTGTTGCAAAACCAATTGTCATAGACGACAAGGGTGGTATGTTTGCATTGGATACAATTTTAGAAGAACGAGAAGACTCTGTTTCAAGTTCAGACACCGGCATCGATTTAAGGCGTGCCAATAATTGTTCAGTTAGTACTTTAGTTGCAACAATTGacgaaataagaaaatgcACTGCTGAAAATTCACCTAGGCACGTTTATCATCGAACCGAATCTCAGTGGGAAGATTTAGATCCAAagatgttgataaaaaaagtaCAGCTTGCTAAAGTTctattttcaaatgattttaaCAAGTTTTCTCCCTGTAAAGATGTGCCACATTCATCACTGTTGGATTCCTCATTAATATTCAATAGTGCCAAAGAAATTGAGGCAATGAAAGAAATGACAAAGTGTTACTCCACTGCATCCATCAGACGAACACCCTTAATAAATGCTATTCTATCGGACTCACCAATCCTTGGACCGAAAGCAAAGATCCAGAAATATAACAGTATTGCCGATGatttaaatatttcgaatttggaAGAACACAATGTTTATGTCGAGATGCGACCACTGATACCAGAAAAATCTGATGAAGTTCGTAAAATGATTCCTACCATGACACCATCTAATATTAATCCAAGCAATCCCCGACCTAAAACTGAGATTGTCGAAAACATGACGTTAGAAAGTGAAGGTGCCCATGAGAACTTTATCGCTGAAGAAGCAGCGGTCATACAATCTTCAGAGAATTATCAAGCACCCGTGGTAACATTTTCACGAGCACCTATTCCTCCCAGTGAAACGTTTTCAAATGGTGAATTACCAAAAGTGCCACCGATCGAGCCAAAAGCAGTACCACCAGTTTTGAATGCGAATTTTTCCTATCCGGTGGGCGTACATGCGTCATATGAAAAACGTAGACGGAATGTCAACCGGCcaaggcgaaaattttcgcttttgAGAGAAAGATTTGAGCCAAAATCTGAAAGACTGATATATACGGTAACACCACAAAGTAGAAATTCGAATTTACTCACTGAACCTAGGACAATGCTTTATCTTGATCAAACAAAATTCAGTGCATGTGATAAACAAAtgtcaattattttgaatgaTAAGTTCAATGCCGAAGACTTTACTGCTTCTTatgacaaagaaaatctaacaCCAGCAGTGACAAGTCGAATTAGTCACTGGAATAGTTTTATAAATGAACACAATTCTTCAATATCCGATAAACTTGAAATgaaagataataattttgGTAGTCTTTCAAATTTAAAGGAGAAGagaagtatttttttgaaacaagtTCTTTCTCCACCAAAATTTCAGAACTGGGGTAAAAAAAGGACTTTTAGTCCTAATGCCAAAATGTTACCGAAAGCACTTTGA
- the LOC124220296 gene encoding solute carrier family 2, facilitated glucose transporter member 10, which translates to MSDEEDTAILLNGGNQAADVPENKPVVDDYQCIPVKNLRKPIPKQKDNLTPLTSRNQDLLVSIVAFWAGASFGYDMGIAKPTASAIKDEFNLSCFEQETVVNVWFVGALLGALSGGILIDSFGRRWTMILTLALLTFGSLLSALSNHYTLLLCARIICGYTGTASAIAQCIYMSEVSESNKRGYNITLHQFGTAAGLLLSVIAGANKTTNYQWRIAMGVTAVPALVTCAIIIIFLHRSPPFLLLQRNQHVARKTVKNPWNNVLEMFFIMAVMLILQQGTGRRQVLFYAPRLFALLGICSNVAQTTALVALGIVKVFSTILSLVVVERCGRRTALITSATICMTAISLLSLLATFDRGDNTLDSINSNCINTINVNMGNDNLRTGIGIPMGSPPPFPLLPTPLAMIAPSPETWTQVKASCETQNIVTSEGLNGGLRILAVITLLVYEAAYALGLGPVPFLTLSEVFPATVRGKCVSFSIVILWIANIVATELVTKMIKSMTLAGSYLLYSFMCLVTIFYVFLLIPETKGKSLHQIAQELRKMSLSTRVCNNLRSLPIVCHIDWIKKYSEKTVNGQSTLI; encoded by the exons ATGAGTGACGAGGAAGACACAGCAATATTGCTGAATGGTGGGAACCAAGCAGCTGACGTACCAGAAAATAAGCCAGTGGTTGACGATTATCAATGTATACCGGTGAAGAATCTAAGAAAACCAATTCCAAAACAAAAGGACAATCTAACACCTTTGACGTCGAGGAATCAAGACCTTCTTGTATCAATCGTTGCCTTTTGGGCCGGCGCATCCTTCGGCTATGACATGGGTATAGCCAAGCCCACAGCATCTGCAATCAAAGACGAATTCAACTTAAGTTGTTTTGAGCAGGAGACTGTAGTTAATGTCTGGTTCGTTGGCGCACTTCTTGGTGCTCTGTCCGGTG GTATCTTGATAGACAGTTTTGGCCGGCGTTGGACAATGATTCTCACCCTAGCACTCTTAACGTTTGGTTCCCTGCTATCCGCATTATCCAATCATTACACTCTTCTGTTATGTGCACGCATAATATGTGGGTATACAGGGACTGCTTCAGCCATTGCACAATGTATTTACATGTCAGAAGTATCAGAATCTAACAAACGTGGTTACAACATTACGTTACATCAATTTGGCACTGCGGCTGGTTTGCTACTTTCTGTAATAGCAGGTGCAAATAAGACCACCAATTATCAATGGAGAATCGCAATGGGCGTAACGGCTGTACCTGCATTGGTCACTTGTGCTATCATCATTATCTTCTTGCATAGATCTCCGCCGTTTTTATTGCTACAACGTAATCAACATGTAGCAAgaaaaacggtaaaaaatccATGGAACAATGTTTTGGAGATGTTTTTCATTATGGCAGTTATGTTGATTCTACAACAAGGGACTGGTAGACGCCAGGTCTTGTTTTACGCGCCTAGACTGTTTGCATTACTGGGAATTTGCTCCA ATGTAGCACAGACAACCGCACTGGTAGCGCTTGGGATCGTGAAAGTATTTAGTACGATACTTTCATTAGTCGTCGTCGAACGATGCGGTCGTCGGACTGCTCTAATAACATCTGCGACTATCTGCATGACGGCTATATCGCTGTTGTCATTGCTTGCAACATTTGATAGAGGCGATAATACTCTAGACAGTATCAATTCTAATTGTATCAACACGATCAATGTTAACATGGGTAATGACAATTTGAGGACTGGAATTGGTATTCCTATGGGATCGCCACCACCATTCCCTCTCTTGCCAACACCATTGGCTATGATTGCCCCCAGTCCAGAAACTTGGACACAAGTGAAAGCGTCTTGTGAG ACTCAAAATATAGTTACATCTGAAGGGCTGAATGGTGGTCTACGTATATTGGCAGTCATAACTCTTTTGGTTTATGAGGCTGCTTATGCGCTGGGGCTTGGTCCAGTACCATTCCTGACACTTAGTGAAGTCTTCCCAGCAACAGTCAGAGGGAAGTGTGTTAGCTTTTCAATAGTCATTCTATGGATTGCGAATATTGTTGCTACAGAATTGGTTACAAAAATGATAA AATCGATGACTTTGGCAGGTTCTTACTTATTGTACAGTTTTATGTGTCTCGTCACCATATTCTACGTTTTCTTGTTAATACCGGAGACGAAAGGAAAGTCATTACACCAGATTGCACAAGAGTTACGTAAAATGTCTCTCTCAACTCGCGTGTGCAATAATTTACGTAGTTTACCTATTGTCTGTCATATTGATTGGATAAAAAAGTATAGCGAGAAAACTGTTAATGGACAAAGTACACTTATTTGA
- the LOC124220331 gene encoding minor histocompatibility antigen H13: MADVANEVVGQAVENLTENANTTETRIPATPEGMAIAYGSLVVMAILPIFFGSYRSVKHHKEQQKQFAESGEKPETMTQKDAAIFPFIASGALVGLYVFFQIFSKEYINLLLTGYFFFLGVLALCHLMSPLISSLVPAAIPKTQYHIHFTEGEDDEVEDIIDYKFNLHDIVCLICCSLVGAWYLLKKHWIANNLFGIAFAINGVELLHLNNVVTGCILLCGLFVYDIFWVFGTNVMVTVAKSFEAPIKLVFPQDLLERGLGGSNYAMLGLGDIVVPGIFIALLLRFDHSLSRKSNTYFYATFFAYFMGLLATMLVMHLFKHAQPALLYLVPACLGTPLLLALVKGDLKALFSYEDHPSEAPSKVSETQTEVKKDK; the protein is encoded by the exons ATGGCAGACGTAGCTAACGAAGTCGTGGGACAGGCTGTTGAGAATTTAACAGAAAATGCAAATACAACTGAGACGCGGATACCAGCCACTCCCGAGGGAATGGCAATCGCCTATGGAAGCCTCGTCGTTATGGCAATTTTACCTATTTTCTTCGGAAGTTACAGATCTGTGAAGCACCATAAGGAGCAGCAG AAACAATTTGCAGAGAGCGGTGAAAAACCGGAGACTATGACTCAGAAGGATGCAGCAATCTTTCCTTTCATTGCAAGCGGAGCTTTAGTTGGTCTCTATGTATTTTTCCAG ATATTTTCCAAAGAGTACATCAACCTGCTATTGACTGgttacttcttttttctcgGAGTTTTGGCACTGTGTCATCTTATGAG CCCATTAATTTCGTCTCTAGTACCAGCTGCGATTCCGAAGACTCAGTATCACATTCACTTCACTGAAGGCGAGGATGATGAGGTTGAAGATATAATAGACTACAAATTCAATCTCCACGATATTGTTTGTCTAATATGCTGTTCATTGGTGGGTGCGTGGTACTTGTTAAAAAAG CACTGGATTGCAAATAACCTTTTTGGCATCGCATTTGCTATAAACGGAGTAGAGCTTTTACATCTAAATAATGTTGTAACTGGTTGTATTTTGCTCTGCGGCCTGTTTgtttatgatattttttgggTATTTGGTACAAATGTGATGGTTACAGTTGCCAAGTCTTTTGAGGCACCAATTAAACTTGTTTTTCCGCAAGACTTACTAGAACGAGGTCTTGGTGGAAGTAATTATGCCATGTTAGGTCTAGGCGACATTGTTGTACCAGGCATATTTATTGCCCTATTACTTCGGTTTGACCATAGTTTAAGTAGAAAATCAAATACATATTTCTACGCAACCTTCTTTGCTTACTTTATGGGGTTATTGGCCACAATGTTGGTCATGCATTTGTTTAAACACGCGCAACCTGCACTATTGTACTTAGTACCCGCATGTCTGGGAACGCCGTTGCTGCTCGCACTGGTTAAAGGAGACCTTAAGGCGCTATTTTC